Proteins co-encoded in one Cataglyphis hispanica isolate Lineage 1 chromosome 4, ULB_Chis1_1.0, whole genome shotgun sequence genomic window:
- the LOC126848727 gene encoding protein PFC0760c-like, giving the protein MDNNNKNLHNIIVDTIENDYKTKKVKESTLLLKQKMCKTHDLIKQYIEKVREFNCLKSDLEVTKKDANYIKSKYKSVIDETRKLELQIVDDKSKNEKLSNKIKEYEVNIAADKQIIQQLTCKIKELEDECSTKIIEYDLQKTSFKDKIRHLEHELQKSKVMHKRKEKRVISNNSDTKLNLETKSSSDIGINVSLCDDNGLKAKPEIQERSVMTDEFYNIKDDQLFCVKCESHLSLALTPEKICKTMCTYPDLIEKNFYSSSKEVLLSPCLVSNTYPDSTNRNEDVLSRASFVSHSRPCNQYNDSTIDNQKSQSVFHSMSVTMENENDELKNTNITMHTPIATKSSNNLSPISKTCTLFQSMDCAREDFYSNDLLAKHSSSIEEIRKQIRLLKGQMKRFKSLNKKPNINSCHCIMNQNDNILLNSNLVTLICKGIAEYYDKRKKTCSKNVGHIDSEKDKKIKKQRRRRLNKHDKDKNTSMWKIESFDERYLQDTLYNKSEDTMRATACDILQSKHKLCINKSNAIPYVNASSKFLNDIDDYDKSEFIFCKENALNSTEKVSVEDNLTMSHLSTDKYDSIEETSNNSLSEDNTKFIDLEKISSCNSDISINDADIIPKENKTKKKSQNKTKYSDRLFKKIRNLKRKVQTNSYVNKEENIELFSDYDKPMKKLRIAHTPKTSVLQWDIDREDFIHCATKSKSNLETFQQKYDQQLNAQVLNDKLLTENKEDCSINKKCDERSANKYINETNNINDKNRKIQEKNLVSTNGGSCFQNNDNFTLPVMDIECVATVLEFNKSDDVLIEDSSKESMERITVEMSNNRDQLDVSHDNVSEDITKDLKLEKSIQSRSANKYINETNNINDKNRKIQEKNLVSTNGGSCFQNNDNFTLPVMDIECVATVLEFNKSDDVLIEDSSKESMERITVEMSNNRDQLDVSHDNVSEDITKDLKLEKSIQSRSANKYINETNNINDKNRKIQEKNLVSMNGGSCFQNNDNFTLPVMDIECVATVLEFNKSDDVLIEDSSKESMERITVEMSNNRDQLDVSHDNVSEDITKDLKLEKSIPLKTQIIIQSETNGLCKNSKYDTYKFTENLQVKSTDITRKGMTSSVELEYICNTTRDENCNNCEVPKNMDTHDGSMSNQLIKTTEHENRNNHNVSNEVSEIQYLQRDSEIIIENYTNDNDIVESLNKIKNTLGKQKRKVYANDKVTEIQIIEIQKENVCLNEQNKETKFINDVSYDNVEQFQTPMSQLTAYINTKCINRKLIQKKKTYDCTITDRFVKKQLKRLINSAWENSVHYDVIQKLANTCGPRIIAKCIVEFLLEHVEHDHALDKSFTPPAPLMSTYEQKITALLIDLEVSKPTVLHFVQVAIEYKLFKLSSEVKMRVDSLTRMYLVLSRIQKDRERVRIMCCNALYCMNLMSINVLYTVLTSWPEVLPNAEINKEILPMCIAYLIGSQQIQGTPSKMLLKKLLALKTLVSTFYKYAYTKQARDDIVKELMTLLKSKRTNGLDTAIILVAKRGGSSWTYKNIIQSALLPMIINYEHPCIYSAFSLLGKLMRAFPLEDKDNIVQEISEQLCDLIQSGQGPHDQQEGVISALLSLSRQKFDVVAPSIIRWAPEKSLRPIVIKQLQAFINTHNRKFWKNYLQRIESK; this is encoded by the exons TATGATCTGCAAAAAACATCGTTCAAAG ataaaattagacATTTGGAACATGaattacaaaaatcaaaaGTGATGCacaaaagaaaggaaaaaagagtTATTTCCAACAATTCTgatactaaattaaatttgg AGACAAAATCTAGTTCAGATATTGGTATCAATGTATCGTTATGTGATGATAATGGATTAAAGGCAAAACCTGAGATACAAGAAAGAAGTGTCATGACTGatgaattttacaatatcaaaGATGATCAgttattttgtgtaaaatgtgAATCTCATTTGTCTTTAGCACTAACCCctgaaaaaatatgcaaaacaaTGTGCACATATCCAgacttaattgaaaaaaatttttattcatcatcAAAAGAGGTTCTTTTGTCCCCATGTTTAGTTTCTA atacataTCCAGATTCTACAAATAGAAATGAAGATGTTCTCTCTAGAGCATCATTTGTGTCACATTCGAGACCATGTAACCAATATAATGATTCAACAATTGACAATCAGAAATCTCAATCGGTATTTCATTCAATGTCTGTTACaatggaaaatgaaaatgatgaattaaaaaatacaaatattacaatgCATACACCGATTGCAACTAAATCATCTAATAATCTCAGCCCAATTTCCAAAACATGTACTTTGTTTCAAAGTATGGATTGTGCGAGAGAGGATTTCTATTCCAATGATTTATTAGCTAAGCACTCTTCATCTATTGAAGAGATAAGAAAGCAAATTCGATTATTAAAAGGTCaaatgaaaagatttaaaagttTGAACAAAAAgccaaatattaattcttgtcATTGTATTATGAATCAGaacgataatattttgctaaatTCAAATCTAGTTACCTTAATCTGCAAAGGCATTGCAGAATATTacgataaaaggaaaaaaacttGCTCTAAAAATGTAGGACATATTGAttcagaaaaagataaaaagataaaaaaacagagaagACGTCGATTGAACAAACATGATAAAGACAAAAATACATCTATGTGGAAAATTGAGAGCTTTGATGAGAGATATTTACAAGATAcgctttataataaatctgaagATACTATGCGAGCGACTGCATGtgatattttacaatctaaacataaattatgcataaataaGAGTAATGCGATACCATATGTAAATGCGTCCAGTAAGTTCCTTAATGACATTGATGATTATGACAAAAGCGAGTTTATTTTCTGCAAAGAAAATGCATTGAATTCAACAGAAAAGGTGTCTGTTGAGGATAATTTAACGATGTCTCATTTAAGTACTGATAAATATGACAGTATTGAGGAAACAAGCAATAATTCCTTAAGTGAAGATAATAcgaaatttatcgatttagagaaaatttcaTCATGTAACAGTGATATTAGCATTAATGATGCTGATATAATtccgaaagaaaataaaactaagaaaaagagtcaaaataaaacgaaatatagtgatcgtttatttaaaaaaattcgtaaCTTGAAGAGAAAGGTGCAAACAAATtcatatgtaaataaagaagagaatattgaattattctcTGATTATGACAAACCAATGAAAAAGTTACGAATTGCACATACTCCAAAAACATCAGTTCTCCAATGGGATATCGATCGAGAAGATTTTATACATTGCGCTACAAAAAGTAAATCTAATTTAGAAACATTCCAACAAAAGTATGATCAACAATTAAATGCACAAGTTTTGAATGATAAGTTATTAACTGAAAACAAAGAAGATTGTTCAATAAACAAGAAATGTGATGAAAGAAGTgctaacaaatatattaatgagacaaacaatattaatgacaaaaacagaaaaatacaaGAGAAAAACTTAGTCTCGACGAATGGTGGAAGTTGCTTTCAAAATAACGACAATTTCACTCTGCCTGTTATGGATATTGAATGTGTAGCTACAGTtttggaatttaataaatctgatgATGTCTTGATTGAAGATTCAAGCAAAGAAAGTATGGAGAGAATAACGGtagaaatgtcaaataatcGCGATCAGCTTGATGTATCACATGATAATGTCTCAGAGGATATAACAAAAGATTTAAAgcttgaaaaatcaattcaatCAAGAAGTgctaacaaatatattaatgagacaaacaatattaatgacaaaaacagaaaaatacaaGAGAAAAACTTAGTCTCGACGAATGGTGGAAGTTGCTTTCAAAATAACGACAATTTCACTCTGCCTGTTATGGATATTGAATGTGTAGCTACAGTtttggaatttaataaatctgatgATGTCTTGATTGAAGATTCAAGCAAAGAAAGTATGGAGAGAATAACGGtagaaatgtcaaataatcGCGATCAGCTTGATGTATCACATGATAATGTCTCAGAGGATATAACAAAAGATTTAAAgcttgaaaaatcaattcaatCAAGAAGTgctaacaaatatattaatgagacaaacaatattaatgacaaaaacagaaaaatacaaGAGAAAAACTTAGTCTCGATGAATGGTGGAAGCTGCTTTCAAAATAACGACAATTTCACTCTGCCTGTTATGGATATTGAATGTGTAGCTACAGTtttggaatttaataaatctgatgATGTCTTGATTGAAGATTCAAGCAAAGAAAGTATGGAGAGAATAACGGtagaaatgtcaaataatcGCGATCAGCTTGATGTATCACATGATAATGTCTCAGAGGATATAACAAAAGATTTGAAgcttgaaaaatcaattccACTAAAAACACAAATCATCATCCAATCAGAAACTAATGGTCTttgtaaaaattcgaaatatgaCACATATAAGTTTACTGAAAATTTACAAGTAAAATCGACCGATATTACTAGAAAAGGAATGACATCGAGTGTTGAATTGGAATACATTTGTAATACAACTAGAGATGAAAATTGTAACAATTGTGAGGTACCGAAGAATATGGATACACATGATGGTTCAATGTCGAATCAGTTAATTAAAACAACGGAACATGAAAATCGTAATAATCATAATGTATCTAATGAAGTTTctgaaatacaatatttacagaGAGACAGTGAAATCATTATTGAGAATTACACAAATGATAACGATATAGTTGAATCtctcaacaaaataaaaaatacattaggcaagcaaaaaagaaaagtgtaTGCTAATGATAAAGTAACTGAGatacaaattattgaaattcagAAAGAAAATGTATGCTTGAATGAACAAAACAAAGAAACAAAGTTTATCAATGATGTTTCCTATGATAATGTCGAACAATTTCAAACACCAATGTCTCAACTAActgcatatattaatacaaaatgtatcAACCGTAAGCTGATACAGAAGAAGAAGACATATGATTGTACAATTACAg acagATTTGTGAAGAAACAATTGAAAAGACTTATAAATAGTGCATGGGAAAATTCTGTACATTACGATGTCATACAAAAATTGGCAAACACATGTGGACCACGTATTATAGCCAA atgtatagtagaatttttattagagcATGTAGAACATGATCACGCTCTGGATAAATCGTTCACTCCCCCAGCACCATTGATGTCAACATATGAGCAGAAGATAACAGCATTATTAATCGATTTAGAGGTGTCGAAACCAACAGTCCTTCACTTTGTACAAGTTGCTATTGAATATAAGCTATTCAAACTTTCTAGTGAAGTAAAG ATGCGAGTTGACTCACTCACGCGGATGTATCTTGTCCTATCACGTATCCAGAAAGACAGGGAAAGAGTACGCATAATGTGCTGCAATGCTCTCTACTGCATGAATCTTATGtcgataaatgttttatatacagtACTTACCTCCTGGCCTGAAGTGCTTCCCAATGCTGAGATTAATAAAG aaatattacCAATGTGCATAGCCTATCTTATCGGCTCGCAACAAATCCAGGGTACACCAtcgaaaatgttattaaagaaattacttgcattaaaaacattagtatcgacattttataaatatgcttaTACAAAACAAGCAAGAGATGATATTGTTAAAGAGCTCATGACTCTTCTCAAAA gtaAACGGACTAATGGGTTAGATACAGCCATTATACTTGTTGCAAAAAGAGGAGGATCATCTtggacatataaaaatatcattcaatCTGCTCTATTGCCAATGATAATCAACTATGAACATCCTTGTATATATAGTGCGTTTTCATTACTTG gaAAGCTTATGCGGGCATTTCCATTAGAAGATAAAGACAATATTGTGCAGGAGATTAGTGAACAGCTCTGTGATCTTATCCAGTCTGGTCAAG GTCCACATGATCAACAAGAGGGCGTAATATCTGCATTGCTCAGTCTTTCCAGACAGAAATTTGATGTTGTTGCGCCGTCTATAATAAGGTGGGCGCCGGAAAAATCTTTAAGACCAATTGTCATCAAACAGTTACAAGCgtttataaatacacataatcgaaaattttggaaaaattatttacagcgtatcgaatcaaaataa
- the LOC126848735 gene encoding uncharacterized protein LOC126848735 isoform X2, with protein sequence MPIAGGMLLPESASHYVPPVTGMLRFIDRLSGKRRHVRQSSGPGGGARGSTIEETQEGEVNDTRYGGIRVEEINSPLVAKGKVWCDDSGITNRHYHSPSHLHHLRYRNHCHPSRRRYHHRRDTDEDDNINDNGGDKDNDDSDEEKNDDDKESDDDDNDDDDDDDDDDDDDNDDGNDDLERFHPRLHQRFYDRRSCRSGDVNARVDADHVEVHQTETTTVQSLIRTSTTTTTTANTTTTTIANPSVVTAMARRCKIPPYFATILLLSYTLFGIADACSSRSTPKPRPPTPTDRPNITFHMYTCPQDYADWYCLNGATCFTVKIVDSLLYNCLCANGYIGQRCEFKDLDGSYLPSRQRVMLETASIAGGATIAVFLVVIICIAAYIHCKRKQKELRSSNVDTVDGPGRDLELRPFSNRSRSLMIFMAKNPNSSATIEQTRMPSWNCSEAESMRMASISESKHPSQ encoded by the exons ATGCCGATCGCCGGTGGAATGCTGCTCCCTGAATCGGCTTCCCACTACGTCCCTCCCGTCACTGGCATGCTACGTTTCATCGATAGACTTTCAG GAAAGCGGCGGCACGTGCGCCAGAGTTCTGGCCCAGGTGGTGGAGCCCGTGGTAGTACTATCGAGGAAACGCAAGAAGGAGAAGTTAACGATACAAGATACGGAGGGATAAGAGTCGAAGAGATTAACTCGCCGCTGGTGGCAAAGGGCAAAGTTTGGTGTGACGATAGCGGTATTACTAACCGCCATTATCATTCACCGTCTCACCTCCACCATCTTCGTTACCGTAATCATTGTCATCCATCGCGTCGACGGTACCACCATCGAAGGGACACTGACGAGGACGATAACATCAATGACAACGGCGGCGATAAGGATAATGATGACAGTGATGAGGAAAAGAATGACGACGATAAAGAGAGCGACgatgacgacaacgacgacgacgatgacgacgacgacgacgacgacgacgacaacgacgacggcAACGATGATCTCGAACGTTTCCATCCTCGTCTTCATCAGCGATTCTATGATCGGCGATCTTGCAGGAGCGGCGACGTTAACGCTCGTGTCGATGCCGACCATGTCGAGGTTCATCAAACCGAGACGACGACCGTACAGTCTCTCATACGAACCTCGACCACCACAACCACAACAGCCAACACCACCACCACTACCATCGCTAACCCCTCCGTCGTCACTGCCATGGCGAGAAGATGCAAAATTCCACCCTACTTTGCGACGATATTACTACTTTCCTACACTCTGTTTGGTATAGCAG ATGCCTGTTCGTCGCGCTCAACGCCAAAACCAAGGCCGCCCACGCCGACGGATCGGCCGAACATCACATTCCACATGTATACGTGTCCGCAGGATTACGCAGATTGGTATTGCTTGAACGGTGCCACGTGTTTCACCGTTAAAATTGTCGACTCCCTCCTGTACAACTGTTT ATGCGCGAATGGATATATCGGGCAGAGATGCGAATTTAAAGATTTGGATGGTTCCTATTTGC CCTCACGGCAACGAGTAATGCTGGAGACAGCCAGTATCGCCGGTGGTGCCACAATAGCAGTATTCCTCGTCGTTATCATTTGTATAGCGGCTTACATTCATTGTAAGCGAAAACAAAAGGAATTGCGATCGAG TAACGTCGACACGGTAGACGGTCCTGGTCGAGATCTAGAGCTGAGGCCGTTTAGCAACCGCAGCCGCTCTCTAATGATCTTTATGGCCAAGAATCCTAACAGCtcg GCGACGATAGAGCAGACGAGAATGCCGAGCTGGAATTGCTCAGAAGCGGAATCAATGAGGATGGCATCCATCAGCGAAAGTAAGCATCCGAGTCAATAG
- the LOC126848735 gene encoding uncharacterized protein LOC126848735 isoform X1: protein MPIAGGMLLPESASHYVPPVTGMLRFIDRLSGKRRHVRQSSGPGGGARGSTIEETQEGEVNDTRYGGIRVEEINSPLVAKGKVWCDDSGITNRHYHSPSHLHHLRYRNHCHPSRRRYHHRRDTDEDDNINDNGGDKDNDDSDEEKNDDDKESDDDDNDDDDDDDDDDDDDNDDGNDDLERFHPRLHQRFYDRRSCRSGDVNARVDADHVEVHQTETTTVQSLIRTSTTTTTTANTTTTTIANPSVVTAMARRCKIPPYFATILLLSYTLFGIADACSSRSTPKPRPPTPTDRPNITFHMYTCPQDYADWYCLNGATCFTVKIVDSLLYNCLCANGYIGQRCEFKDLDGSYLPSRQRVMLETASIAGGATIAVFLVVIICIAAYIHCKRKQKELRSSSNVDTVDGPGRDLELRPFSNRSRSLMIFMAKNPNSSATIEQTRMPSWNCSEAESMRMASISESKHPSQ, encoded by the exons ATGCCGATCGCCGGTGGAATGCTGCTCCCTGAATCGGCTTCCCACTACGTCCCTCCCGTCACTGGCATGCTACGTTTCATCGATAGACTTTCAG GAAAGCGGCGGCACGTGCGCCAGAGTTCTGGCCCAGGTGGTGGAGCCCGTGGTAGTACTATCGAGGAAACGCAAGAAGGAGAAGTTAACGATACAAGATACGGAGGGATAAGAGTCGAAGAGATTAACTCGCCGCTGGTGGCAAAGGGCAAAGTTTGGTGTGACGATAGCGGTATTACTAACCGCCATTATCATTCACCGTCTCACCTCCACCATCTTCGTTACCGTAATCATTGTCATCCATCGCGTCGACGGTACCACCATCGAAGGGACACTGACGAGGACGATAACATCAATGACAACGGCGGCGATAAGGATAATGATGACAGTGATGAGGAAAAGAATGACGACGATAAAGAGAGCGACgatgacgacaacgacgacgacgatgacgacgacgacgacgacgacgacgacaacgacgacggcAACGATGATCTCGAACGTTTCCATCCTCGTCTTCATCAGCGATTCTATGATCGGCGATCTTGCAGGAGCGGCGACGTTAACGCTCGTGTCGATGCCGACCATGTCGAGGTTCATCAAACCGAGACGACGACCGTACAGTCTCTCATACGAACCTCGACCACCACAACCACAACAGCCAACACCACCACCACTACCATCGCTAACCCCTCCGTCGTCACTGCCATGGCGAGAAGATGCAAAATTCCACCCTACTTTGCGACGATATTACTACTTTCCTACACTCTGTTTGGTATAGCAG ATGCCTGTTCGTCGCGCTCAACGCCAAAACCAAGGCCGCCCACGCCGACGGATCGGCCGAACATCACATTCCACATGTATACGTGTCCGCAGGATTACGCAGATTGGTATTGCTTGAACGGTGCCACGTGTTTCACCGTTAAAATTGTCGACTCCCTCCTGTACAACTGTTT ATGCGCGAATGGATATATCGGGCAGAGATGCGAATTTAAAGATTTGGATGGTTCCTATTTGC CCTCACGGCAACGAGTAATGCTGGAGACAGCCAGTATCGCCGGTGGTGCCACAATAGCAGTATTCCTCGTCGTTATCATTTGTATAGCGGCTTACATTCATTGTAAGCGAAAACAAAAGGAATTGCGATCGAG CAGTAACGTCGACACGGTAGACGGTCCTGGTCGAGATCTAGAGCTGAGGCCGTTTAGCAACCGCAGCCGCTCTCTAATGATCTTTATGGCCAAGAATCCTAACAGCtcg GCGACGATAGAGCAGACGAGAATGCCGAGCTGGAATTGCTCAGAAGCGGAATCAATGAGGATGGCATCCATCAGCGAAAGTAAGCATCCGAGTCAATAG